A window of the Oscillospiraceae bacterium NTUH-002-81 genome harbors these coding sequences:
- a CDS encoding MATE family efflux transporter has protein sequence MSGQTKKRSMDMLHGSIWNKLILYALPVAATGILEQLFNASDVAIVGNFTGEMRTVAVAAVGANSPIVGLLLNLFIGIALGANVVIAHAVGQGG, from the coding sequence ATGAGCGGACAAACGAAAAAGCGGAGTATGGATATGCTGCATGGCTCCATCTGGAACAAACTCATCCTGTACGCATTGCCGGTGGCGGCCACGGGCATTCTGGAGCAGCTGTTTAACGCCTCTGACGTGGCCATTGTGGGCAATTTTACCGGCGAGATGCGGACGGTGGCGGTGGCGGCCGTGGGCGCCAACAGCCCCATCGTGGGCCTGCTGCTGAACCTATTCATCGGCATTGCCTTGGGCGCCAATGTGGTCATCGCCCATGCAGTGGGCCAGGGGGGATGA
- a CDS encoding LysR family transcriptional regulator has translation MDIRILRYFLAVAREENITRAAESLHIAQPSLSKQLMELEQELGKQLLIRGKRKITLTEEGILLRKRAEDIVSLVEKTERDISSDSREISGEIVLGGNPTHTLLAAASALQKQYPDIRFHFYSADATDITERLDHGSLDFSVLLQPPHTSRYESLALPDTSAWGVLMPRKDAFARLPVIRREELLQMPLEIHYHLVWKRDSVFGKAAGLFLEEVRRRAEAAAASAPRNVPAS, from the coding sequence ATGGACATTCGCATCCTGCGCTATTTTCTGGCAGTTGCAAGAGAAGAGAATATTACAAGAGCGGCGGAAAGCCTGCACATCGCCCAGCCCTCCCTGTCCAAGCAGCTCATGGAGCTGGAACAGGAGCTGGGGAAGCAGCTGCTCATCCGGGGAAAACGCAAGATCACGCTGACCGAGGAGGGGATCCTGCTGCGCAAACGGGCCGAGGATATCGTATCCCTGGTGGAAAAGACCGAGCGGGACATTTCTTCTGATTCCCGGGAGATTTCCGGGGAAATCGTGCTGGGCGGCAATCCCACGCACACCCTTCTGGCAGCGGCTTCCGCCCTGCAAAAGCAGTATCCGGACATCCGGTTTCATTTCTACAGCGCCGATGCCACGGACATCACCGAGCGGCTGGATCACGGCAGCCTGGATTTCTCCGTTCTGCTGCAGCCGCCCCACACGTCCCGCTATGAAAGTCTCGCGCTGCCCGACACCTCCGCCTGGGGCGTGCTCATGCCCCGGAAGGATGCCTTTGCCCGGCTTCCTGTCATCCGCCGGGAAGAGCTGCTGCAGATGCCGCTGGAGATCCACTATCATCTCGTGTGGAAACGGGACAGTGTCTTTGGAAAGGCCGCTGGGCTGTTTCTGGAGGAAGTAAGGAGACGGGCAGAGGCGGCAGCTGCGTCCGCTCCTCGCAACGTCCCGGCTTCATGA
- the gatY gene encoding tagatose-bisphosphate aldolase subunit GatY, which translates to MALVTTRELFADAQKNGYAIGAFNVENMEMVQAVAAAAEELKAPVIMQTTPSTVKYADLKYFYANAKAAAEMASVPIVMHLDHGNSFDLAMRALRVGYTSIMIDGSHESFEDNIAVSKAVADACHPSGVPVEAELGKVGGKEDDLEAGDENPYTDPQQAREFVERTGVDSLAVAIGTAHGVYKGIPKVDVDRLSAIREVVTIPLVLHGTSGVPDDIVRECVRRGICKVNYATDLRIAFSKGVKAYMQEDPDVFDPKKYNARGREEVKQYVMSKILVCGSDGRA; encoded by the coding sequence ATGGCACTGGTTACAACGAGAGAACTTTTTGCAGATGCGCAGAAAAACGGCTATGCGATCGGCGCATTTAATGTGGAAAATATGGAAATGGTACAGGCAGTGGCAGCAGCAGCGGAGGAGCTGAAAGCTCCTGTGATCATGCAGACAACCCCCTCTACCGTAAAATATGCAGATCTGAAATATTTTTACGCCAATGCAAAGGCAGCGGCAGAGATGGCGTCGGTACCGATCGTCATGCATCTGGATCACGGCAACAGTTTTGATCTGGCCATGCGTGCCCTGCGGGTAGGCTATACGTCCATCATGATCGACGGTTCCCATGAGAGCTTTGAGGATAATATCGCAGTCAGCAAGGCCGTGGCAGATGCGTGCCATCCGTCCGGTGTGCCGGTGGAGGCAGAGCTTGGAAAAGTAGGCGGCAAAGAGGATGATCTGGAAGCCGGGGATGAGAATCCTTACACCGATCCGCAGCAGGCAAGGGAATTTGTTGAGAGAACCGGCGTAGATTCTCTGGCGGTTGCCATCGGCACCGCCCATGGCGTATACAAGGGAATCCCGAAGGTAGACGTAGACCGCTTAAGCGCCATCCGTGAGGTAGTAACCATTCCTCTCGTTCTGCATGGAACTTCCGGTGTGCCGGATGATATTGTCAGAGAGTGTGTCCGCAGAGGTATCTGCAAGGTAAACTATGCGACAGACTTAAGAATCGCATTTTCCAAGGGCGTGAAAGCGTATATGCAGGAAGATCCCGATGTGTTTGACCCGAAGAAATACAATGCCCGGGGAAGAGAAGAAGTGAAACAGTACGTCATGAGCAAGATCCTTGTGTGCGGCAGTGACGGACGGGCCTGA
- the pfkB gene encoding 1-phosphofructokinase has translation MITTVTMNAALDKAYFMTDEIKNGTVMRVSKSRTTAGGKGLNVARVIALCGAKVQATGLVGGYNGQQLEHLLEQDGIPHSFGYVNGETRCCINILDPGYGSTEYLEPGFTVSPEEEKQFMDRLPQIIQDSDVVTISGSIPRGVSSDVYGKIISLAKGMGKKVILDSSGDTLKAGLRACPDMVKPNRDEMEQLFGEKLDSMEAVIACAEKIQAMGIPHVVVSLGGDGALLVCREGCYRAVIPRLEVVNTVGCGDSMVGAFAVALEKNYPPEKALKYAASVATANALSPNTGDFEPKMAGILMEQITVEKLK, from the coding sequence ATGATAACGACAGTTACAATGAATGCGGCGCTGGATAAGGCGTATTTTATGACAGATGAGATCAAGAACGGCACGGTGATGCGGGTATCCAAAAGCCGCACCACCGCAGGCGGCAAGGGACTGAATGTGGCCCGGGTCATTGCCCTGTGCGGGGCAAAGGTGCAGGCCACCGGCCTGGTGGGCGGTTACAACGGGCAGCAGCTGGAGCATCTGCTGGAGCAGGACGGAATTCCCCACAGCTTTGGCTATGTAAATGGAGAGACCCGCTGCTGTATCAACATTCTGGATCCGGGCTACGGTTCCACAGAATATCTGGAGCCGGGCTTTACCGTCAGCCCGGAAGAGGAGAAACAGTTTATGGATCGGCTGCCGCAGATCATACAGGACAGTGATGTGGTGACGATTTCCGGCAGCATTCCCCGGGGTGTGAGCAGCGATGTGTACGGAAAGATCATTTCTCTTGCAAAAGGCATGGGAAAGAAAGTGATCCTGGATTCCAGCGGAGATACGCTGAAAGCCGGTCTTCGGGCCTGCCCGGACATGGTGAAGCCCAACCGGGATGAGATGGAGCAGCTGTTCGGAGAAAAACTGGACAGTATGGAGGCCGTGATCGCCTGCGCGGAGAAGATTCAGGCCATGGGCATTCCTCATGTGGTCGTTTCCCTGGGCGGGGACGGCGCCCTGCTTGTGTGCAGGGAAGGTTGCTACCGTGCCGTGATCCCCAGGCTGGAAGTGGTGAACACCGTGGGCTGCGGTGACTCCATGGTGGGCGCCTTTGCCGTTGCTCTGGAGAAAAACTATCCGCCGGAAAAAGCGCTGAAATATGCGGCGTCTGTTGCCACGGCCAATGCATTGTCTCCCAATACCGGGGATTTTGAGCCGAAGATGGCAGGCATCCTGATGGAACAGATCACAGTAGAGAAACTGAAATAA
- a CDS encoding galactitol-1-phosphate 5-dehydrogenase, with product MKAGVVHAREDIRYEEIEKPKATAGHVLIKVKYTGICGSDIPRVNGNACHFFPNVLGHEFSGVVEEIGEGVTSLKPGDRVAGVPLVPCMKCEDCQKGNYSLCKHYSFIGSREFGSFAEYVAVPEKNAVKFDDSVSFEQGAFFEPATVALHGLLRVPYEGGKTVAILGGGTIGMFTAQWAKIFGAKEVVIFDIAKERLDMGMRLGATAGINTKDADFMEQAMALTGGRGFDYVYETAGNTITMKMAFELAANKANVCFIGTPTKELTFTVAEWENINRKEFNLTGSWMSYSAPFPGKEWDLAAHYFKTGDLKFDDSFIFRKMPLSQIADAFEMYKTPGTVKGKILIDSEK from the coding sequence ATGAAAGCAGGAGTTGTACACGCAAGAGAGGATATTCGGTACGAGGAGATTGAGAAGCCCAAAGCAACAGCGGGCCATGTGCTGATCAAGGTAAAGTATACGGGAATCTGTGGTTCTGATATTCCGCGGGTAAACGGAAATGCCTGCCATTTCTTCCCGAATGTACTCGGACATGAGTTTTCGGGAGTGGTAGAGGAGATCGGAGAAGGTGTGACAAGCCTCAAGCCCGGAGACAGAGTGGCCGGTGTTCCGCTGGTGCCCTGCATGAAATGTGAGGACTGCCAGAAGGGCAACTATTCTCTGTGCAAGCACTACAGCTTTATTGGTTCCAGAGAGTTCGGCAGCTTCGCAGAATATGTGGCAGTGCCGGAGAAAAATGCGGTAAAATTTGACGACAGCGTTTCCTTTGAGCAGGGTGCATTTTTCGAGCCTGCAACAGTGGCGTTGCACGGTCTGCTGCGGGTGCCTTATGAAGGCGGAAAGACGGTGGCCATCCTGGGCGGCGGCACCATCGGTATGTTTACCGCACAGTGGGCAAAGATTTTCGGCGCAAAAGAGGTTGTGATCTTTGATATCGCCAAAGAGCGTCTGGACATGGGCATGCGCCTGGGTGCAACGGCAGGCATCAATACGAAGGATGCGGATTTCATGGAGCAGGCAATGGCACTGACCGGCGGCAGAGGCTTTGACTATGTATACGAGACCGCAGGCAATACCATCACCATGAAGATGGCCTTTGAACTGGCTGCCAACAAAGCCAATGTATGCTTCATCGGCACGCCCACGAAAGAACTGACCTTTACCGTAGCCGAGTGGGAGAACATCAACCGTAAAGAATTCAACCTGACCGGTTCCTGGATGTCCTACAGCGCACCGTTCCCGGGAAAAGAGTGGGATCTGGCAGCACATTACTTCAAGACCGGAGATCTGAAGTTTGACGATTCCTTTATTTTCAGAAAAATGCCGCTGAGCCAGATTGCAGATGCCTTCGAGATGTACAAGACACCGGGCACCGTAAAGGGCAAGATCCTGATCGACAGTGAAAAGTAG
- a CDS encoding putative ABC transporter permease, whose product MNTFTGYELLWLFFLYSFGGWVLETVTAALKQKRFVNRGLVNGPFCVIYGITAVVMTVGLQELTGGWLYLFAVVYATAAEWISGHLIEKIFRERWWDYSDVRWNLDGYICLPASLIFGALGFCTVRFGNRLLLQLLKFLPGVVMRMVLLALVAVLLVDILASCILLFGHSKHAARWAETDERIDEVSEELGSWISRRVERRIRKAYPKIQAVEARLANEKVFAAGCGFYKVVMLFFIGAFLGDITETIFCRVTAGVWMSRSSVVWGPFSIVWGLAIALATALLYKYKNRSDRFLFLIGTLLGGAYEYLCSVFTELVFGKVFWDYSKIPFNLGGRINLLYCFFWGIAAVVWLKLLCPLMEKWIEKLPVVGGKLLTWALIVFMCCNVAVSCVALVRHDQRSKGVEATSGWQKWADVHYDDAKMAKIYPNAIETE is encoded by the coding sequence ATGAATACTTTTACAGGTTATGAACTTTTGTGGCTGTTTTTCCTGTATTCCTTCGGTGGATGGGTACTGGAAACCGTGACAGCTGCGCTGAAACAGAAACGGTTCGTGAACCGTGGCCTGGTCAACGGGCCGTTCTGCGTGATCTATGGTATCACGGCGGTTGTCATGACCGTGGGCCTGCAGGAGCTGACCGGCGGCTGGCTCTATCTTTTTGCAGTCGTCTATGCAACGGCGGCGGAGTGGATCAGCGGCCATCTCATTGAAAAAATATTCCGGGAGCGCTGGTGGGACTACTCTGATGTCCGCTGGAACCTGGACGGCTATATCTGCCTGCCGGCATCCCTGATCTTTGGCGCGCTGGGTTTCTGTACTGTTCGTTTCGGCAACCGCCTGCTGCTGCAGCTTTTGAAATTCCTGCCGGGCGTGGTGATGCGGATGGTTTTGCTGGCGCTGGTGGCTGTACTGCTGGTGGACATTCTGGCGTCCTGCATCCTGCTGTTCGGACACAGCAAGCATGCAGCCCGCTGGGCAGAAACGGATGAACGCATCGACGAAGTCAGCGAAGAGCTGGGCTCCTGGATCTCCCGGCGTGTGGAGCGGCGTATCCGAAAAGCCTATCCGAAGATTCAGGCCGTGGAGGCAAGGCTGGCCAATGAGAAGGTATTTGCGGCGGGCTGCGGTTTCTATAAGGTTGTCATGCTGTTTTTCATCGGCGCTTTTCTCGGCGACATCACGGAAACCATCTTCTGCCGGGTCACCGCCGGTGTGTGGATGAGCCGCAGCAGCGTGGTGTGGGGCCCCTTCAGCATCGTCTGGGGACTGGCCATCGCGCTGGCCACCGCCCTTCTGTACAAGTATAAGAACCGGAGTGACCGGTTCCTTTTCCTCATCGGTACCCTGCTGGGCGGCGCCTACGAGTACCTGTGCAGTGTCTTCACCGAGCTGGTGTTCGGCAAGGTGTTCTGGGACTACAGCAAGATCCCCTTCAACCTGGGCGGCAGGATCAACCTGCTGTACTGCTTCTTCTGGGGCATCGCGGCGGTGGTGTGGCTCAAACTCCTCTGCCCGCTTATGGAAAAATGGATCGAAAAGCTCCCTGTCGTGGGCGGCAAGCTTCTGACCTGGGCGCTGATCGTTTTCATGTGCTGCAATGTGGCCGTGTCCTGCGTGGCACTGGTGCGGCACGACCAGAGAAGCAAAGGCGTGGAAGCCACCAGTGGCTGGCAGAAATGGGCCGATGTGCATTACGACGATGCAAAGATGGCGAAGATTTATCCAAATGCTATCGAGACGGAATAG
- a CDS encoding phospholipase D-like domain-containing protein, whose protein sequence is MKKRMRTEQKSNVKNSIRRLAFVAISVLIQLVWILEQFIRLNRYSTAIALISSLLALLLVLRIYGKHQNSAFKMSWTVLILVFPVMGLCFYALAANKDATKPMRRRYEAIDGKLFGRLRQDPAVMHHLEQTDFAAANQCRYIYNYGKFPVYENTEVAFYSDAAEGFEEQLRQLREAKEFIFLEYHAIEEAEAFGRMRDVLAERAAAGVEVRILYDDVGSIGFIGLDFIHRMEALGIACRVFNPVLPVIKVFMNNRDHRKITVIDGKVGFTGGYNLADEYFNITHPYGRWKDTGVKLTGGAVQTLTALFLEMWNASVRGQQEESGWEKYLEAAGAGRLPAAAQFSDEKVSAARERADEAAVAQDEQKLDALGNGFVQPYADSPLDDEYMGENVYLNLIKSAKHRFYAATPYLIISDEMTRELGLAAKRGVDVRIITPGIPDKKLIYKVTRSYYAGLAMQGVRIYEYTPGFIHAKQTFCDGVAATVGTINMDYRSLYHHFENGVFLYGCPAVEQIGEDFAQLFPVCREVTEQYRSGRSTVLRIAQCVLRLVAPLL, encoded by the coding sequence ATGAAGAAAAGAATGCGTACAGAGCAGAAATCCAATGTGAAAAACAGCATCCGACGGCTGGCGTTTGTGGCGATCAGTGTGCTCATTCAGCTGGTGTGGATCCTGGAGCAGTTTATCCGGCTGAACCGGTATTCCACGGCCATCGCCCTGATCAGCAGTCTGCTGGCCCTGTTGCTGGTGCTGCGCATTTACGGCAAACATCAGAATTCGGCGTTTAAAATGTCCTGGACGGTGCTGATCCTTGTGTTTCCGGTGATGGGGCTGTGCTTCTATGCGCTGGCGGCCAATAAGGATGCCACAAAACCCATGCGCCGCCGCTACGAAGCCATTGACGGGAAGCTGTTTGGCAGGCTGCGCCAGGATCCTGCGGTGATGCACCACCTGGAGCAGACGGATTTTGCCGCGGCAAACCAGTGCCGTTATATATACAACTACGGAAAATTTCCGGTGTATGAAAATACGGAGGTGGCGTTTTACAGCGATGCCGCGGAGGGATTCGAGGAACAGCTGCGACAGCTGCGGGAAGCGAAAGAATTTATTTTTCTGGAATATCACGCCATCGAGGAAGCCGAGGCCTTCGGGCGGATGCGGGATGTGCTGGCAGAGCGGGCGGCGGCCGGTGTGGAAGTGCGCATCCTGTATGACGATGTGGGCAGCATCGGTTTCATCGGTCTGGATTTCATTCACCGGATGGAAGCGCTGGGCATTGCCTGCCGGGTGTTCAACCCGGTGTTGCCGGTGATCAAGGTGTTCATGAACAACCGGGATCATCGGAAGATCACCGTCATCGACGGGAAGGTGGGCTTCACCGGCGGCTACAACTTGGCGGACGAATATTTTAACATCACCCACCCCTATGGGCGTTGGAAGGATACCGGCGTCAAGCTCACCGGCGGGGCGGTGCAGACGCTGACCGCACTGTTCCTGGAAATGTGGAACGCCTCTGTCAGAGGACAGCAGGAGGAGAGCGGCTGGGAGAAATATCTGGAGGCTGCCGGAGCAGGGCGGCTCCCGGCAGCGGCGCAGTTTTCAGACGAGAAGGTGTCTGCAGCCCGAGAAAGGGCAGATGAGGCAGCTGTCGCGCAGGATGAGCAGAAGTTGGATGCCTTGGGGAACGGCTTCGTCCAGCCCTATGCGGACAGCCCGCTGGATGACGAGTACATGGGAGAAAATGTGTACCTGAACCTGATCAAGAGCGCGAAGCACCGGTTCTATGCGGCAACGCCTTATCTGATCATCAGCGATGAGATGACCCGAGAGCTGGGGCTGGCGGCCAAGCGGGGCGTGGATGTGCGGATCATCACCCCGGGCATCCCGGACAAAAAGCTGATCTACAAGGTGACCCGCTCCTACTATGCGGGACTTGCCATGCAGGGGGTGCGGATCTATGAATATACGCCGGGCTTTATTCATGCCAAGCAGACGTTCTGTGACGGCGTGGCGGCCACAGTGGGAACCATCAACATGGATTACCGCAGTCTGTATCATCATTTTGAAAACGGGGTATTTCTGTACGGATGCCCGGCGGTGGAACAGATCGGGGAAGATTTTGCACAGCTGTTCCCGGTGTGTCGGGAGGTGACCGAGCAATACCGGAGCGGACGCTCCACCGTGCTGCGGATTGCCCAGTGTGTGCTGCGGCTGGTTGCACCGCTCTTATAG